One genomic segment of Hordeum vulgare subsp. vulgare chromosome 2H, MorexV3_pseudomolecules_assembly, whole genome shotgun sequence includes these proteins:
- the LOC123430757 gene encoding xyloglucan endotransglucosylase/hydrolase protein 24-like gives MAVRSKQAYARVVLVALCIAARTAAAWGRIDDRLEVHWGRGGHGTVSGDGQVLSLALDRNSGSGFRSKDTYLYARADLQIKLAPGNSAGTVTTCYLLSEGSWSNHDEIDLEFLGNSTGEPYTLHTNVYINGTGSKEQQFHLWFDPAADFHTYSIVWTPLHILVLVDGTPVRELKNHADRGVAYPSWQRMRLYGSLWNAEDWATQGGRVKTDWSLAPFVAQYRNFTATTSSPGGGGYYDQEMDATAQQAMKWARDTYMVYNYCADRTRFPYGSPPECYMP, from the exons ATGGCGGTGAGGTCGAAGCAGGCCTATGCCCGCGTGGTGCTCGTGGCGCTCTGCATTGCCGCGAGGACGGCGGCGGCCTGGGGGAGAATCGACGACCGCCTGGAGGTGCACTGGGGCCGTGGCGGCCACGGGACGGTCTCGGGCGACGGCCAGGTCTTGTCGCTGGCGCTCGACCGCAACTCCGGCTCCGGCTTCCGGTCCAAGGACACGTACCTCTACGCGCGCGCCGACCTGCAGATCAAGCTCGCCCCCGGCAACTCCGCCGGCACGGTCACCACATGCTAC CTCCTGTCAGAGGGGTCATGGTCGAACCACGACGAGATCGACCTGGAGTTCCTGGGCAACTCCACCGGCGAGCCCTACACGCTCCATACCAACGTCTACATCAACGGCACCGGCAGCAAGGAGCAGCAGTTCCACCTCTGGTTCGACCCCGCCGCCGACTTCCACACCTACTCCATCGTCTGGACTCCCCTGCACATCCT TGTGCTGGTGGACGGCACGCCGGTCCGGGAGCTGAAGAACCACGCGGACAGGGGCGTGGCGTACCCGTCGTGGCAGCGGATGCGGCTGTACGGGAGCCTGTGGAACGCCGAGGATTGGGCCACGCAGGGGGGGCGCGTCAAGACGGACTGGTCGCTGGCGCCCTTCGTCGCGCAGTACCGCAACTTCACCGCCACCACCTCGTCGCCGGGCGGAGGCGGGTACTACGACCAGGAGATGGACGCGACGGCGCAGCAGGCCATGAAGTGGGCGCGGGACACGTACATGGTGTACAACTACTGCGCGGACCGCACGAGGTTCCCCTACGGCTCGCCGCCCGAGTGCTACATGCCGTAG